The Micromonospora krabiensis genome window below encodes:
- a CDS encoding FUSC family protein, with product MRGLRGAPRGSVRREGHDVAERLRTYLIVAAQAGVAAGLAWFVASGVLHNPQPMFAPAAAVGTIAAAVGNRVRRTLELIAGVIVGVLAGNGIVEVIGVGPVQTGVVVTLAIMAAVLVRGSGAVMTQAGSTAVLLGTVSAKAPDLAVPRTANALVGAGVALVVVLLILPLNPVRTVHRTAGPTLRGLADGLSGCARALADHDARQADDALGRLCDLETQEQDTLGLIGAAQEVAVLSPWRRRRLGIMRRYEQTAAHLDRAYTNSREMAHWSVSAIRAGEPVPPSLTASIEHLSEAVRCLHREFLVGKEPEHTRSLLRQAARELDETCDAGVDFAAEVVVSKLRVIVSEVLQGCGVPQEEANRQAGLVTEI from the coding sequence GTGCGCGGCCTTCGAGGTGCGCCGCGGGGCAGCGTGCGGCGGGAGGGACACGACGTCGCCGAGCGGCTCCGCACGTACCTCATCGTGGCGGCCCAGGCAGGGGTCGCCGCCGGCCTGGCGTGGTTCGTCGCGAGCGGCGTGCTGCACAACCCGCAGCCGATGTTCGCGCCCGCCGCCGCGGTGGGCACGATCGCGGCGGCCGTCGGCAACCGGGTCCGACGGACGTTGGAGCTCATCGCCGGGGTGATCGTGGGGGTACTCGCCGGCAACGGGATCGTCGAGGTCATCGGCGTGGGGCCGGTGCAGACCGGCGTGGTCGTGACGCTGGCCATCATGGCGGCGGTCCTGGTCCGGGGCTCCGGCGCGGTGATGACGCAGGCCGGCAGCACGGCGGTGCTGCTGGGCACGGTCTCCGCGAAGGCGCCGGACCTGGCGGTGCCACGTACGGCGAACGCGCTCGTCGGCGCCGGGGTGGCGCTCGTCGTGGTGCTGCTGATCCTGCCGCTCAACCCGGTGCGGACGGTCCACCGCACCGCCGGTCCCACGCTGCGTGGGCTGGCCGACGGGCTGAGCGGATGTGCCCGGGCGCTGGCCGACCACGACGCCCGGCAGGCCGACGACGCCCTGGGTCGCCTCTGCGATCTGGAGACGCAGGAACAGGACACCCTCGGCCTGATCGGCGCCGCGCAGGAGGTGGCGGTGCTGTCGCCGTGGCGTCGGCGCCGGCTGGGCATCATGCGCCGGTACGAGCAGACCGCCGCACATCTGGACCGGGCGTACACGAACAGTCGCGAGATGGCGCACTGGTCGGTGTCGGCGATCCGCGCGGGCGAGCCGGTGCCGCCGAGCCTGACCGCGTCGATCGAGCACCTCAGCGAGGCGGTCCGGTGCCTGCACCGCGAGTTCCTGGTCGGGAAGGAGCCGGAACACACCCGGTCCCTGCTGCGCCAGGCCGCCCGCGAGCTGGACGAGACGTGCGACGCCGGTGTCGACTTCGCGGCGGAGGTCGTCGTCTCCAAGCTGCGGGTCATCGTCTCGGAGGTGCTGCAGGGCTGCGGCGTGCCGCAGGAGGAGGCGAACCGGCAGGCGGGCCTGGTCACCGAGATCTGA
- the cysS gene encoding cysteine--tRNA ligase, with translation MTLRLYDTATRSVRDFVPREAGKVGVYLCGLTLQAPPHIGHLRSGVNYDILRRWLLATGYQVTFIRNLTDIDDKILVKANEQGRPFWSIAYANEQILASAYRALNVLPPTYEPRATGHIPEMHELIGKLIADGHAYPALDGSGDVYFDVASWPAYGSLSNQSPDDMQSAGDAPDRGKRDPRDFALWKGAKPDEPSDAYWPSPWGRGRPGWHIECSAMCWRYLGPEFDIHGGGLDLTFPHHENEIAQSQAAGLPFARYWVHHGLLSIGGAKMGKSLGNTLDLAYVDSLGVRPVELRYYYAAAHYRSRIDYSEDALREAAIAYRRVEGFVQRAVERVGAGQFGELPAGFVAAMEDDLNTSAALAVLHEVVRDGNTALTGGDDVTVRTALAAVRAMLDILGVDPLDPVWTGGGRVDDLRGVVDSLIALALEQRAQARTRKDWAAADAVRDQLKQAGVVVEDTPQGPRWTIGEQD, from the coding sequence GTGACGCTACGCCTGTATGACACCGCCACCCGATCGGTGCGGGACTTCGTTCCGCGGGAAGCCGGCAAGGTGGGGGTCTACCTGTGTGGTCTCACCCTCCAGGCCCCGCCGCACATCGGTCATCTTCGGTCCGGCGTCAACTATGACATCCTGCGCCGCTGGCTGCTGGCCACCGGTTACCAGGTCACCTTCATCCGCAACCTGACCGACATCGACGACAAGATCCTGGTCAAGGCGAACGAGCAGGGGCGGCCGTTCTGGTCGATCGCGTACGCCAACGAGCAGATCCTGGCCTCGGCCTACCGGGCGCTCAACGTGCTGCCGCCGACGTACGAGCCGCGGGCCACCGGGCACATCCCGGAGATGCACGAGCTGATCGGCAAGCTGATCGCCGACGGGCACGCCTACCCGGCCCTCGACGGCTCCGGTGACGTCTACTTCGACGTGGCGTCCTGGCCGGCGTACGGGTCGCTCTCCAACCAGTCCCCGGACGACATGCAGTCCGCCGGTGACGCGCCCGACCGGGGCAAGCGCGACCCGCGTGACTTCGCGCTCTGGAAGGGCGCCAAGCCCGACGAGCCGTCCGACGCCTACTGGCCGTCGCCGTGGGGGCGGGGCCGCCCGGGCTGGCACATCGAGTGCTCGGCGATGTGCTGGCGCTACCTCGGCCCCGAGTTCGACATCCACGGCGGTGGGCTCGACCTGACCTTCCCGCACCACGAGAACGAGATCGCTCAGTCGCAGGCCGCCGGCCTGCCGTTCGCCCGCTACTGGGTGCACCACGGGCTGCTCAGCATCGGCGGCGCCAAGATGGGCAAGTCGCTGGGCAACACCCTGGACCTGGCGTACGTGGACTCGCTCGGCGTACGCCCGGTGGAGCTGCGTTACTACTACGCGGCCGCGCACTACCGCTCCCGCATCGACTACTCGGAGGACGCGCTCCGCGAGGCGGCGATCGCCTACCGGCGGGTCGAGGGGTTCGTGCAGCGGGCCGTGGAGCGGGTCGGCGCCGGGCAGTTCGGTGAGTTGCCGGCGGGGTTCGTCGCCGCGATGGAGGACGACCTCAACACGTCCGCCGCGCTGGCTGTGCTGCACGAGGTCGTACGGGACGGCAACACCGCCCTGACCGGCGGCGACGATGTGACGGTCCGCACCGCCCTGGCCGCTGTCCGCGCGATGCTGGATATCCTCGGTGTCGACCCCCTCGACCCGGTGTGGACCGGTGGCGGCCGGGTGGACGACCTGCGCGGCGTGGTGGACTCGCTCATCGCCCTGGCCCTGGAACAGCGCGCGCAGGCCCGCACCCGTAAGGACTGGGCCGCCGCGGACGCCGTACGGGACCAGCTCAAGCAGGCCGGCGTGGTGGTCGAGGACACCCCCCAGGGCCCCCGTTGGACTATTGGAGAGCAGGACTGA
- a CDS encoding IclR family transcriptional regulator — translation MARRIDIEAHPSRRAAGGSTEAAAHGGEVAGIGGADGAGRAGETAQTLDRGLRLLHLVADEPGGLTVTEAANRLGIGRAAVYRLAGPLTAHGMLRRDESGRLRLGAGVLHLARRAQPLLAEGALPALRRLAEQAGATAHLTVVEGAEGVALVVVEPTWTSFHVAYRTGARHPLHRGAAGRAILAGREGSPDPVSSSGELQAGAYGVAAPVLGVPGLEASVGVVALAPLDVETVGAQVRVAATDIAAALG, via the coding sequence GTGGCTCGCCGGATCGACATCGAGGCGCACCCGAGCCGTCGTGCGGCCGGCGGCTCGACCGAGGCGGCGGCCCACGGTGGTGAGGTCGCCGGGATCGGGGGGGCCGACGGCGCCGGTCGGGCCGGCGAGACGGCCCAGACCCTCGACCGCGGGCTGCGCCTGCTGCACCTGGTCGCGGACGAGCCCGGAGGGCTGACCGTCACGGAGGCCGCCAACCGCCTCGGCATCGGCCGGGCCGCCGTCTACCGACTGGCCGGTCCGCTCACCGCGCACGGCATGCTCCGCCGCGACGAGAGCGGGAGACTCCGGCTCGGCGCGGGCGTGCTGCACCTGGCCCGGCGGGCTCAGCCGCTGCTCGCGGAGGGAGCCCTGCCCGCACTGCGTCGACTCGCCGAGCAGGCCGGCGCCACCGCGCACCTCACCGTCGTGGAGGGCGCCGAGGGGGTCGCGCTCGTCGTGGTGGAACCGACCTGGACGTCGTTCCACGTGGCGTACCGGACGGGCGCCCGGCACCCGCTGCACCGGGGGGCCGCCGGCCGGGCCATCCTGGCCGGCCGGGAGGGCTCACCCGACCCGGTGAGCAGCAGCGGGGAGTTGCAGGCCGGGGCGTACGGGGTGGCGGCCCCGGTGCTGGGCGTACCCGGGTTGGAGGCGAGCGTCGGCGTGGTCGCCCTCGCCCCGCTGGACGTGGAGACGGTCGGCGCCCAGGTCCGCGTGGCCGCCACCGACATCGCCGCCGCCCTGGGCTGA
- a CDS encoding aldo/keto reductase, with protein sequence MQSRRIGDVSVSAIGLGGMPMSIEGRPDEERSVRTIHAALDAGITLIDTADAYHLHADEVGHNESLIARALATYAGDTSDVLVATKGGHLRPGDGSWTINGSPEYIRQACEASLKRLGVEAIGLYQHHRPDPRVPYADSVGAVRDLLDAGKIRMAGISNANPEQIRQAQEILGGRLVSVQNQYSPAFRSSEPELELCDELGIAFLPWSPLGGIGRADQLGGHAATFAAVAERHGVSPQRVCLAWHLAKSPVVIPIPGASRPETIIDSAQAAELVLSDEELASLG encoded by the coding sequence ATGCAGAGCCGCCGCATCGGCGACGTGTCGGTGAGCGCGATCGGACTGGGCGGCATGCCGATGTCGATCGAGGGCCGGCCGGACGAGGAGCGCTCCGTCCGTACGATCCACGCCGCGCTGGACGCCGGCATCACCCTGATCGACACGGCCGACGCCTACCACCTGCACGCCGACGAGGTCGGACACAACGAGTCCCTGATCGCCCGCGCGCTGGCCACCTACGCCGGTGACACGTCGGACGTGCTGGTCGCCACCAAGGGCGGGCACCTGCGACCCGGCGACGGCAGCTGGACGATCAACGGCTCGCCCGAGTACATCCGGCAGGCGTGCGAGGCGTCCCTGAAGCGCCTCGGCGTGGAGGCCATCGGCCTCTACCAGCACCACCGCCCCGACCCGAGGGTCCCGTACGCCGACTCCGTGGGCGCCGTCCGTGACCTGCTGGACGCCGGCAAGATCCGGATGGCCGGCATCTCGAACGCCAACCCGGAGCAGATCCGGCAGGCCCAGGAGATCCTCGGCGGCCGACTGGTCTCGGTGCAGAACCAGTACTCGCCGGCCTTCCGCTCGTCCGAGCCGGAGTTGGAGCTCTGCGACGAGCTCGGCATCGCCTTCCTGCCGTGGTCGCCCCTGGGCGGCATCGGCCGCGCCGACCAGCTGGGCGGCCACGCCGCCACCTTCGCCGCGGTCGCCGAGCGGCACGGCGTCAGCCCGCAGCGGGTCTGCCTCGCCTGGCACCTGGCCAAGTCCCCGGTGGTGATCCCGATCCCCGGCGCGAGCCGGCCGGAGACGATCATCGACTCGGCCCAGGCGGCCGAGCTCGTCCTCAGCGACGAGGAGCTGGCCAGCCTCGGCTGA
- the rlmB gene encoding 23S rRNA (guanosine(2251)-2'-O)-methyltransferase RlmB, translated as MAGNSQRRGRRLTPKAGAPKGSGGKGRDALAGRGKTLPADERPWHKAYSGTEKLPQRTAWKQEKERRAAAEEGRAPKIGQPGTKDTTWGKGGGRTTAGGGGRAAAGRGGKPTGRTGPRVAPGRKSNPSRDAPELLVGRNPVVESLRAGVPATALYTAQGIDIDDRVNEIVRTAADRGIAILEISRAELDRMTGGVLHQGVGLQVPPFAYQPFEDMLAAAVEQPAPLLVALDGVTDPRNLGAVIRSAAAFGAQGVFVPERRAAGITATAWRTSAGAAARVPVAQVTNLTRSLKAARDAGFMVVGLDADGETDLYDLEAAVGPLVVVVGSEGRGLSRLVGETCDLTVSIPMISEVESLNASVAAAVTLAEVARRRSVEG; from the coding sequence ATGGCCGGCAACTCGCAGCGCCGTGGCCGACGGCTGACGCCGAAGGCGGGCGCCCCGAAGGGCTCCGGCGGCAAGGGCCGGGACGCCCTCGCCGGGCGGGGGAAGACCCTCCCGGCCGACGAGCGGCCCTGGCACAAGGCGTACTCGGGCACCGAGAAGCTGCCGCAGCGCACCGCCTGGAAGCAGGAGAAGGAGCGCCGCGCGGCGGCCGAGGAGGGGCGTGCCCCCAAGATCGGCCAGCCGGGCACCAAGGACACCACCTGGGGCAAGGGCGGCGGTCGGACCACGGCGGGTGGCGGCGGTCGCGCCGCGGCCGGCCGCGGCGGCAAGCCGACCGGGCGGACGGGCCCGCGGGTCGCGCCCGGCCGTAAGTCGAACCCGTCGCGGGACGCGCCGGAGCTGCTGGTCGGGCGCAACCCGGTGGTGGAGTCGCTGCGCGCCGGTGTGCCGGCGACCGCGCTCTACACCGCGCAGGGCATCGACATCGACGACCGTGTCAACGAGATCGTCCGGACGGCCGCCGACCGGGGCATCGCGATCCTGGAGATCAGCCGCGCCGAGCTGGACCGGATGACCGGCGGTGTGCTGCACCAGGGCGTCGGACTTCAGGTGCCACCCTTCGCGTACCAGCCGTTCGAGGACATGCTCGCCGCCGCGGTGGAGCAGCCCGCCCCGCTGCTGGTGGCGCTGGACGGGGTCACCGATCCGCGCAACCTCGGCGCGGTCATCCGGTCGGCCGCCGCGTTCGGCGCGCAGGGCGTTTTCGTGCCGGAGCGGCGGGCCGCGGGGATCACCGCGACCGCCTGGCGGACCAGTGCCGGCGCGGCCGCCCGCGTCCCGGTCGCCCAGGTCACCAACCTGACCCGGTCGCTCAAGGCCGCCCGCGACGCCGGCTTCATGGTGGTGGGTCTGGACGCCGACGGTGAGACCGACCTCTACGACCTGGAGGCCGCCGTCGGTCCGCTGGTCGTGGTGGTCGGCTCGGAGGGGCGTGGGCTGTCCCGGCTGGTCGGTGAGACCTGTGACCTGACCGTGAGCATCCCGATGATCTCCGAGGTCGAGTCGCTCAACGCCAGCGTCGCCGCCGCGGTCACCCTGGCCGAGGTCGCTCGCCGCCGGTCCGTCGAGGGCTGA
- a CDS encoding NADPH-dependent FMN reductase yields the protein MNETHKLVIIVGSVREGRFGPVVASWVADRAREHGGFDVDIVDLADADIPLALPEVSPLFAGDSYPRPEKMASLTSHLQEADAFIVVTPEYNHSYPASLKAAIDWHFSQWKAKPVAFVSYGGAAGGRHAVLHLENVFTELHAVTIRDGLAFPFYYRSWTDEQPQDEAAPGYAKAMLDQLAWWAAALHAARSAIPYPA from the coding sequence ATGAACGAGACGCACAAGTTGGTCATCATCGTCGGCAGCGTCCGCGAGGGCCGGTTCGGCCCCGTCGTCGCGTCCTGGGTCGCCGACCGGGCGCGTGAGCACGGCGGCTTCGACGTCGACATCGTCGACCTCGCCGACGCCGACATCCCGCTGGCGCTGCCGGAGGTCTCACCGCTGTTCGCCGGGGACTCGTACCCCCGGCCCGAGAAGATGGCGTCCCTGACGTCACATCTGCAGGAGGCGGACGCGTTCATCGTCGTCACGCCGGAGTACAACCACAGCTATCCCGCGTCCCTGAAGGCCGCCATCGACTGGCACTTCTCCCAGTGGAAGGCCAAGCCCGTCGCCTTCGTCAGCTACGGGGGCGCCGCCGGCGGCCGCCACGCGGTCCTCCACCTGGAGAACGTGTTCACCGAACTGCACGCCGTCACCATCCGTGACGGACTGGCGTTCCCGTTCTACTACCGGTCGTGGACGGACGAGCAGCCGCAGGACGAGGCGGCTCCCGGGTACGCCAAGGCCATGCTGGATCAGCTCGCCTGGTGGGCCGCCGCCCTGCACGCGGCACGGAGCGCGATCCCCTACCCGGCCTGA
- a CDS encoding helix-turn-helix domain-containing protein, translated as MSRAVEESNRAMLRARDAMDRAYADPLDIPALARVAHVSEAHFIRTFRATFGETPHRYLQRRRVERAMYLLVQTDRDVTDICYAVGFGSLGTFSRTFRQIIGESPTEYRRRKVPLDVPSCFTKAWTRPSSFG; from the coding sequence ATGAGCCGGGCGGTCGAGGAGTCCAACCGGGCGATGCTGCGCGCCCGGGACGCGATGGACCGGGCGTACGCGGACCCGCTCGACATTCCCGCGCTGGCCCGCGTCGCGCACGTCTCGGAGGCGCACTTCATCCGCACCTTCCGGGCGACGTTCGGCGAGACCCCGCACCGCTACCTGCAACGGCGGCGCGTGGAGCGGGCCATGTACCTGCTGGTGCAGACCGACCGGGACGTGACCGACATCTGCTACGCCGTCGGGTTCGGCAGCCTCGGCACGTTCAGCCGGACCTTCCGGCAGATCATCGGCGAGTCCCCGACGGAGTACCGCCGGCGCAAGGTGCCGCTCGACGTGCCGTCCTGCTTCACGAAGGCCTGGACCAGACCCAGCAGTTTTGGATAA
- a CDS encoding VOC family protein, whose product MTMNALTRSQIYVLDQDEALDFYVGKLGLEVHTDVDLGFMRWLTVNVPGDRDREILLEKPGPPALDPATAEQVRELLTKGAMGGWLSITTDDAHKTYEALVAKGVDITDEPTERPYGIDFGIRDPFGNRIRIGQMNPQS is encoded by the coding sequence ATGACGATGAACGCACTCACCCGCTCCCAGATCTACGTGCTCGACCAGGACGAGGCCCTCGACTTCTACGTGGGCAAGCTCGGCCTGGAGGTGCACACCGACGTCGACCTCGGCTTCATGCGGTGGCTCACGGTCAACGTCCCCGGCGACCGGGACCGCGAGATCCTGCTGGAGAAGCCCGGACCGCCGGCGCTGGACCCGGCGACCGCGGAGCAGGTCCGCGAGCTGCTGACCAAGGGCGCCATGGGCGGCTGGCTCTCGATCACCACGGACGACGCCCACAAGACGTACGAGGCGCTGGTCGCGAAGGGCGTCGACATCACCGACGAGCCCACCGAGCGGCCGTACGGCATCGACTTCGGTATCCGGGACCCGTTCGGCAACCGGATCCGCATCGGCCAGATGAACCCGCAGAGCTGA
- a CDS encoding ABC transporter ATP-binding protein → MATVTYSKASRIYPGTERPAVNQLDLEIGDGEFLVLVGPSGCGKSTSLRMLAGLEDVDQGSIYIDQRDVTHLPPKARDIAMVFQNYALYPHMTVYENMAFALKLRKTSKSEIDRRVKEAAGLLQLEEFLNRKPKALSGGQRQRVAMGRAIVREPQVFLMDEPLSNLDAKLRVQTRTQIASLQAKLGVTTVYVTHDQVEAMTMGHRVAVLLDGELQQVDTPRALYDTPANVFVAGFMGSPAMNIKTVPLTEKGAEFAELLVPLTREQVEAAKAEGGDGKVTVGFRPEDCDLVSPTEGGMPVVVELVEDLGSDANVYGHAALGGNSERFVVRTDRRSMPNMGDTVFVKPRTGRSHVFHAATGKRI, encoded by the coding sequence ATGGCCACGGTTACCTACTCGAAGGCGTCCCGGATCTACCCGGGCACCGAGCGCCCCGCCGTCAACCAGCTGGACCTGGAGATCGGTGACGGCGAGTTCCTGGTCCTGGTCGGCCCCTCCGGTTGCGGTAAGTCCACCAGCCTGCGCATGCTCGCCGGCCTGGAGGACGTCGACCAGGGTTCGATCTACATCGACCAGCGCGACGTCACCCACCTCCCCCCGAAGGCCCGCGACATCGCGATGGTCTTCCAGAACTACGCGCTCTACCCGCACATGACGGTGTACGAGAACATGGCGTTCGCGCTCAAGCTCCGCAAGACCTCGAAGTCGGAGATCGACCGGCGGGTCAAGGAGGCGGCCGGGCTGCTCCAGCTGGAGGAGTTCCTCAACCGCAAGCCGAAGGCGCTCTCCGGTGGTCAGCGCCAGCGGGTGGCGATGGGCCGGGCGATCGTCCGCGAGCCGCAGGTCTTCCTCATGGACGAGCCGCTGTCGAACCTCGACGCCAAGCTCCGGGTGCAGACCCGTACGCAGATCGCGTCGCTGCAGGCCAAGCTCGGCGTCACCACCGTCTACGTCACCCACGACCAGGTCGAGGCCATGACCATGGGTCACCGGGTCGCCGTGCTGCTCGACGGTGAGCTCCAGCAGGTCGACACCCCGCGCGCGCTCTACGACACGCCGGCCAACGTCTTCGTCGCCGGCTTCATGGGCTCCCCGGCCATGAACATCAAGACGGTGCCGCTGACCGAGAAGGGCGCCGAGTTTGCCGAGCTGCTGGTGCCGCTGACCCGTGAGCAGGTCGAGGCCGCCAAGGCCGAGGGCGGCGACGGCAAGGTCACCGTCGGCTTCCGTCCGGAGGACTGCGACCTGGTCAGCCCGACCGAGGGCGGCATGCCGGTCGTGGTCGAGCTGGTCGAGGACCTGGGCTCCGACGCCAACGTCTACGGCCACGCCGCGCTGGGCGGCAACTCGGAGCGGTTCGTGGTCCGGACCGACCGCCGCAGCATGCCGAACATGGGCGACACCGTGTTCGTCAAGCCGCGCACCGGCCGCAGCCACGTCTTCCACGCCGCCACCGGCAAGCGCATCTGA
- the mgrA gene encoding L-glyceraldehyde 3-phosphate reductase, translating into MEYRRTGRSGLKLPAVSLGLWHNFGGDRPFETQRAIIRRAFDLGITHFDLANNYGPPYGSAEENFGRILAGDLRSYRDELVISTKAGWDMWPGPYGFGGSRKYLTASLDQSLRRMGLDYVDIFYSHRFDPDTPLEETMGALDAAVRAGKAQYVGISSYSPERTAQAAAILRDLGTPLLIHQPSYSMLNRWIEGGLLDVLEREGVGCIGFSPLAQGMLTDRYLGGVPEGSRATAGSSLTPEWLTEENRAKIRALNEIAAGRGQSLAQLAIAWVLRDPRMTSTVLGASSVAQLEANVAALANTSFTDEELTEIDRYATESGIDLWAVSSTA; encoded by the coding sequence ATGGAGTACCGCCGGACCGGCCGCAGCGGCCTGAAACTGCCCGCCGTCTCGCTCGGCCTGTGGCACAACTTCGGCGGCGACCGCCCGTTCGAGACCCAACGCGCCATCATCCGGCGCGCCTTCGACCTGGGCATCACCCACTTCGACCTCGCCAACAACTACGGGCCGCCCTACGGCTCCGCCGAGGAGAACTTCGGCCGGATCCTGGCCGGCGACCTGCGGTCGTACCGGGACGAGCTGGTCATCTCCACCAAGGCCGGCTGGGACATGTGGCCCGGCCCGTACGGCTTCGGCGGCTCCCGCAAGTACCTGACCGCGTCGCTGGACCAGTCGCTGCGGCGGATGGGCCTGGACTACGTCGACATCTTCTACTCGCACCGCTTCGACCCGGACACCCCGCTCGAAGAGACCATGGGCGCCCTGGACGCCGCCGTCCGCGCCGGCAAGGCCCAGTACGTCGGCATCTCGTCCTACTCGCCGGAGCGGACGGCCCAGGCCGCCGCCATCCTCCGCGACCTCGGTACGCCGCTGCTGATCCACCAGCCGTCCTACTCGATGCTGAACCGCTGGATCGAGGGCGGCCTGCTGGACGTGCTGGAGCGCGAGGGCGTCGGGTGCATCGGCTTCTCCCCGCTCGCCCAGGGCATGCTGACCGACCGCTACCTGGGCGGCGTGCCGGAGGGGTCGCGCGCCACGGCCGGAAGCTCGCTGACGCCCGAGTGGCTCACCGAGGAGAACCGGGCCAAGATCCGCGCGCTGAACGAGATCGCCGCCGGCCGCGGCCAGAGCCTCGCCCAGCTGGCCATCGCCTGGGTGCTGCGGGACCCGCGGATGACCTCGACGGTCCTCGGCGCCAGCAGCGTCGCGCAGTTGGAGGCGAACGTGGCGGCCCTGGCGAACACCTCGTTCACCGACGAGGAGCTGACCGAGATCGACCGGTACGCCACCGAGTCCGGCATCGACCTCTGGGCCGTGTCCAGCACGGCCTGA
- a CDS encoding helix-turn-helix domain-containing protein: MGTPLGDFIRAKRDTIQPDSFGLPGRGRRRSPGLRRSDLATRAGISVEYLTRIEQGRDRNPSPGVLNAFADALDLDAAERIHLRYLAKITSGGCPGRARPVPPNRHVRPAVVETLRLLEPGVAFVTNRLGDVLAHTSGFELLMRDTGLMEGHPPNLTRFVFTDPRARTIFPDWDQVADERAFELWLGPSAETSEWFRAELAPVAGVEFTRRLNRHLPPPLVPLRVHHPVVEELRWHREKLELPKTDAQELVVLLPADDTTARSMDRLRRQSDRVLRAVG; the protein is encoded by the coding sequence ATGGGCACGCCGCTGGGCGACTTCATCCGTGCGAAGCGCGACACCATCCAGCCGGATTCCTTCGGGCTGCCCGGGCGCGGCCGCCGCCGGTCACCGGGCCTGCGACGCTCGGACCTCGCCACGCGCGCCGGGATAAGCGTCGAGTACCTCACCCGTATCGAGCAGGGACGGGACCGCAACCCGTCGCCCGGCGTGCTCAACGCGTTCGCGGATGCCCTGGACCTCGATGCCGCCGAGCGTATCCACCTGCGGTACCTGGCCAAGATCACGTCTGGTGGGTGTCCGGGGCGTGCTCGACCGGTGCCGCCGAACCGACACGTCCGCCCGGCCGTGGTGGAGACCCTCCGCCTCCTCGAGCCCGGCGTCGCCTTCGTCACCAACCGCCTCGGCGACGTGCTCGCCCACACGAGCGGGTTCGAGCTGCTGATGCGGGACACCGGGCTGATGGAGGGCCACCCGCCCAACCTGACGCGCTTCGTGTTCACCGATCCGCGTGCCCGGACGATCTTCCCGGACTGGGACCAGGTGGCCGACGAACGGGCCTTCGAGCTGTGGCTCGGGCCGTCGGCGGAGACCTCCGAGTGGTTCCGGGCGGAGTTGGCCCCGGTGGCCGGAGTGGAGTTCACCCGCCGGCTCAACCGCCACCTGCCCCCGCCGCTCGTCCCGCTCCGGGTCCACCATCCCGTGGTGGAGGAGCTCCGCTGGCACCGGGAGAAGCTCGAGTTGCCGAAGACCGACGCGCAGGAACTGGTCGTACTCCTGCCCGCCGACGACACGACGGCGCGGTCGATGGACCGGCTCCGCCGCCAGTCCGACCGGGTCCTCCGCGCCGTCGGCTAG
- a CDS encoding LysR family transcriptional regulator, with the protein MELRHLEYFVAVAEERHFTRAAERMRVAQSGLSAAIRTLERDLDAELFVRSTRRVELTDAGRALLVEAHRTLASAMAARDAVAAVRGLLRGSLAVGSEQCLGVIDLPPLLASFRRAHPGVEIRLRYAGSGQVTEQIRQGRLNVGFVALPGPPPDGVRLLPVAAQDMVLLCHPGHRLAERDTVDVETLVGEDFVDFSTDWGARRVNDLTFARADAERRVSVEVNDVHTLLDFVHQGLGVALVPAPVTRKAQAKGLHAATLAAPDGPTWQVSVAVAAGTPLGPATEELLRMALPGAAHPDGPSR; encoded by the coding sequence ATGGAGTTGCGGCACCTGGAGTACTTCGTGGCGGTCGCCGAGGAGCGCCACTTCACCCGCGCGGCGGAGCGGATGCGGGTGGCTCAGTCCGGGCTGTCCGCGGCCATCCGGACGCTGGAGCGGGACCTGGACGCTGAGCTCTTCGTCCGCAGCACCCGCCGGGTGGAGCTGACCGACGCGGGCCGGGCGCTGCTGGTCGAGGCCCACCGGACGCTGGCCAGCGCCATGGCGGCCCGCGACGCGGTGGCCGCCGTACGCGGACTGTTGCGAGGCAGCCTCGCGGTCGGCTCGGAGCAGTGCCTGGGCGTGATCGACCTGCCGCCGCTGCTGGCCTCGTTCCGCCGGGCCCACCCCGGCGTGGAGATCCGGTTGCGCTACGCCGGGTCCGGTCAGGTCACCGAGCAGATCCGCCAGGGCCGGCTCAACGTGGGCTTCGTCGCCCTGCCCGGTCCGCCGCCGGACGGCGTACGCCTGCTGCCGGTGGCCGCCCAGGACATGGTGCTGCTCTGCCACCCCGGCCACCGGCTGGCCGAGCGGGACACCGTCGACGTCGAGACGCTGGTCGGCGAGGACTTCGTCGACTTCAGCACCGACTGGGGGGCCCGCCGGGTGAACGACCTCACGTTTGCCCGCGCCGACGCGGAGCGCCGGGTGTCGGTCGAGGTCAACGACGTGCACACGCTGCTCGACTTCGTCCACCAGGGGTTGGGGGTGGCGCTGGTGCCGGCCCCGGTGACCCGCAAGGCGCAGGCGAAGGGCCTGCACGCGGCCACGCTCGCCGCGCCGGACGGCCCGACCTGGCAGGTGTCGGTCGCGGTGGCGGCGGGCACGCCGCTCGGCCCGGCCACCGAGGAGCTGCTCCGGATGGCCCTGCCGGGCGCCGCCCATCCCGACGGGCCGAGCCGATGA